Sequence from the Ruminococcaceae bacterium KH2T8 genome:
TCGTTCAGCAAGGGCTCGGTCGGTAAATCGGAGGTCAAAATGAGGATCAAGAATATAATGAGTTTTAAGAGAAGGAGCAGATCTGTAGCTGCGGTCACGAGTATCATCGTAGTAATGGTAATGATCACATGCGTTCTTAATGCATGTTCATCTCCCGAAGAGACTGCACCTGAAGAGACAACTGCTCAGACTACTGCAGCAACGACTGTTGAAGAGACGACTGCGGAAACGTCTGAGACGAGCGATGAAGAAGATTATGGTGATCTGCCGAGTACGAACGGCGAACTGGAGGATCAGCTGGAATATATGGTCCTCGCATCGGATTATCCGTGCGATGATTATCTTAATCAGGTGACCATAGATGATCTGAGTGATATCGATGATCTTGATATCAGGGCTGTAGCCGAAACCTATTCGGAACAGGGATATGATATCTACGATCAGGAGAATGAACTCAATAAAGGCAGATCTTTGGGCGACGGCGAGTACATGTTTAGGTACGGTTTTTACGCTGCGTACAGTTATTATTCGGATGACTTTGAATACTTTGAGTCGAATGAGGCGTGGGTCTACAAGATGAACGAAGAGCTCTTTGACTATTTCATGATCGATTACATGTCTACGCAGGATTTCTGTTCGTTCGATAAGCCCAGGGATACCGTTGAAGATGACGGAACGGTCATCAGATATACCGATTCCTTAAGCGGTGCAACAGCCGAGTTCAACAGAGAGACCGGAATAGGATCGCTGTTGATGACGAGTTCATGGGGCGGCGACACTATTGAAAATGAGGATCTCCTGGAACTCATGCAGTCATATGAAGATCAGGGTTATTTCACGAACCCGTTCGATCCGGACAGCTGGTATTACTATGAATTCTTCTACGAGGAAGCATATCCGTACGGAGCAGGATTCCAGGCCGAGTTGCAGGGTGATCCCGATCCTGTTTTCGGAAGTATCCCCGTGATCGATATGGTTTATGTATTTGAGGCCGATGAGGATCTGTTCGATTCGATCGTCGCTTCCGACTGGTTAGGCGAAGAGGTCTCACGAGAAGATGACGGAACCGTGATCAGCGTTCAGATGCATGACGAGGAAGAATATGAAGGCGAAACATATTCATATGATTATTCCCTTCAGTTTAACAGAGACACTAATATAGTCATCCTGTCCGAAGCCTATTCTTGATATCCATCGTGATCAACAAGTGAAGAAACTACATATCGCTGATGCCTTTCGCGCTGAAAGGCACAGTGTATAAACGGAGGTAAAGATGAAAGATCTTAATGTTAAAGATTACAGGGATAGCGTGAGATCAATCGCAGTCCTTACGGCAGTAATGATACTGTCGGGTTCGATCGGAGCCTGTTCAAAGGCCGAAGAGACAACTTCAGCAACAGCTGCTTCCGGGACTACGGAAGCGGAGACTTCCGCGGAAGAGACAACGTCCGAGCCTGAAGCTACGACGTCATTTGTATATGAACCTCAGCTTTATGCCGGGTTTGAGAGCACGAACGGCGCACTCGAAGGTCAGTCTGAGTATATGAAGCCCCGATATGAAGTCGTCTGGGATAAGACATATGAGATAGATGACATTAGCTCCATAGAAGATGCAGACGTAAGAGCGGCAGCTCAGGACTATGCCGACCAGGGATATACGCTCTATACCGTTTTTGATTCGGGAACTTATGGTGACATAGAATATGAGTTCAGCGTGGGATTTGAGGCCGAACTGATCGAAGGCGATGTCCTGACGACCGTATCCGTATGGAAGATGAATGAGACCTTATTTGATCATTATTTCCTTGAAGGAACGATATACTGGGATGATGATGAGTGCACATTTGAAGACGACGGTACCGTTATCAGAAAGTATATTGATAACGAGAGATATGACGAGTGTTTTGAGTTTAACAGGGATACGGGACTCATGACCCACTCTGTAGAGAATTCCGATCCCGATCAGTGGTGGAGCCATATCGTTACTCCCGAAAGATGCAGGGATGATAATGTAAGAGCTCTCGCGGAGTCATGTCTTGAGAACGGATTCGGATTTTCGGCGATCGGCGATCCTGACGTAACGGCAAATGATTATAATATCAGTCTCGGCTTCAAGGGTTCTACCGGAGGCTATAATGATTGCGGCTGGTATATCGAGGTTTATACGACTGACGAAGATACCTTCAACGAATACTGGGTCGAAGGCATGATCGAATATGAAGATGACTACGAGGTTGAGGATGACGGCAACTTGATCACTTACTATGTCTTTGATTACGAAGAGGTAATTCAATATGACAGGGAGACCGGTATCGTTATCATCCTGATGGATTGTAATATGGATAACGAAGCATCTTCCCGTGATTATCTGGATCTGGGTCTTGATATGGTACACGGCAGGATCTGATCCGTTCTCTTTATGACATAAAACCGACAGGCCGTCCGCTTATCAGCGGGCGGTCTTTATTACGTTTTTGTTCCAGAATGCCCCGAAATTCACATTTTTAATTGAAATATAGAGTCGATTGATATATTATTCTTCTGATTTTTTATTATTTTGTGTATCAAAGTAAGGAGGGTATCTCATGGGAGCATCATCTGCTGCACAGAGCGGCTGGCGTGCGAATAAGTGGATCCGCGCAGCTATCCCCGCACTGCTTCTTCACTGCAGTATCGGTACAGTATACTGCTGGTCCATCTTCAGTCAGGAGATCGCCGACTACATCGGTTTTTCAAAGGGTGCCACAGAGTGGGCATTCAGTTTCGCTATCTTCTTCCTCGGTATGTCCGCGGCTTTCCTCGGAAATATCGTTGAAAAGGATATTCACAAGTCATCTCTTATCGCTACTATCTGCTTCGCTGCAGGTATGGCAGGAACAGGTTTCTTCATCTGGTACGGAGGCGCGCATCAGCACAGTCCTCTCGCACTGATCGGTATCTACCTGAGCTACGGCTTCATAATGGGTATCGGTCTCGGAACAGGTTACCTTTCTCCCGTTAAGACACTTATGCTCTGGTTCCAGGACAGAAAGGGTCTTGCTACGGGTCTTGCAGTTGCAGGATTCGGTGCTGCAAAGGCTATCGCTTCTCCCATCATGCAGGGTATGCTCGAGGGCCTCGGCGAGACAGGTATCTACAAGATGTTCTTCATCCTTGCAGGTGTCTACTTCGTAATGATGTTCGTAGGTCACCTTCTTCTTGCTAAGCCCGCAGGTTGGGTAGAGCCTCAGGGCAAGGGAGAGAAGCCTTCCATCATCGCTACTCTCAAGACAAAGCCCATCACCAACTATATCGGTATCTGGGTAATGTTCTATATCAATATCACATGCGGTCTTGCACTCATCTCTCAGGAGAAGATGATCGTTAAGTGCGTAGGTCTTGCGGCTTTCGCAGGTATCATCTCCACGATCTCCGCGGTATTTAATGCAGGCGGACGTCTCGGATTCTCCGCATGGGCTGATACGATGAAGGACAGAAACACTATCTACAAGCTGATCTTCATCCTTTCCATTGCATTCACTGCACTCGTTATGCTCACACAGGGCATCAAGAACGGTGAGGGCAACGGACTTCTCATCTTCCTCGTACTCGCACTTATCTTTATCGTAAATGCAGGTTACGGCGGAGGATTCTCCAACGTTCCCACACTCCTTTCCGACCACTACGGAATGGGTTCCATCTCAGCTATCCACGGTATCACTCTTTCCGCTTGGGCTTTCGCAGGTCTTACGGGAAATCAGGTTGCTACCTATATCGTTAACCACTCCGGTGAGTTCATCGAGCACGGTACAGATGCGGCAGGTAAGCCCATTATGATCAACCCCGTCGGATATCAGAATGTTCTTTATTTCACTATCGCTCTTTACATCGTGGCACTCATCCTCTGCCTTGTTCTCGTAAGACCTACAGAAAAGGCGCTTGAGGCTAAGAAGGCAAAGAAAGCAGCTAAGTGATCTTATAAGACATAAGTTAAGCTTAAAAGCGCAGCCGCGGCGTAATGTCGCGGCTGTTTTTACGTGGTGCTATAATAACCATGCAAAAAAGAAAAGGGGATGGCAAGATGCCTGACGAACTTACAGTTGCTAAGGAAAATAAGCCTGCCAAGAAGCAGGATAAGGATTACGATATCGGCTGCGTGCCGAGTAACTGGTGGTACCACTGCGTAGGTGAGAACCTCCTTGTAAAGATCATCGCCGCTTATACGAATATCAAGGTCAAGCCCGATCCGGACTATCTTAAGGAAGAGGGCCCGATCATCGTTATATCCAATCATGAATCATATCTTGATCCCGTTATTACCAGCATGCTCACCAGAGGCCGCCCGGGTAACTTCGTAACGGGTGAGTTCGTATTCCGAAAGGAGCCCTGGGCGCATTGGTTCAAGCTCGGCGGGGCGATCCCGAAGAAGCAGTTCGTAGTGGATACGATCTCGGTAAAGGCCATGATGAAGGTCATGAAGCGAAAGGGAGTGCTCTTTATCTACCCTGAGGCAACTCGATGTGTTGACGGAAGTACGATCACTTTCGATGACGGTGTCGCAAAGATGGCAAAGAAGGCGGGAGCCGCCATATATATTGCTCATATCCACGGCGCATACCTTACTATGCCCAGGTGGAATCCCGGAAGTATCAGAAGGGGAAAGATCACGGCTGAGTTCGTTCGAAAGCTCCCGGGCGAGGAAGTTAAGAAGATGAGTGCCGAGGAGATCCATCAGTATATCCTCGACGGCATCAGATATAACGAGAATGACTACGCCAGGGAGAATTCCCCCGTACATAAGGGAAAGGATCTCGCCAAAGGTCTTCAGAACGTTGCCTATATCTGTCCCAAGTGCCGAAGCGAGTTCACCATGCAGTGGGTGAGCGGTGAAGGCGGCGACAAGATAAGATGCAGCAAGTGCGCAAATACGGTCAGATATCTTCCTTCGGGACTTCTGGAAGGTGCGACTTCCGAGGATAAGTCGTTCGACGATCTTTCGAAGTGGACCGCATGGGAAAAGGAGCTCGTAGCCGAAGAACTCGCCAAAGGTGATTTTCATATGGAGCTCGACGCGGATCTTTTTAAGGTCTACGATCCTTTGACATTTGCGAAGACGGGTAAGGGTAAAGTGACGATCAACTCCGCCGAAGTCATCTACGAAGGAACCGACTGTGACGCGCAGGTCGGCATCCCCTACAAGAAGGGCAAACCTCTCCCGAAGTTTAAAAACAGGACTTTGGAGGGTGTCAGCCGTCCGATCAGGCAGGTCTTCGAGATCTCGTCCATGAAGGGTCTTGTCTCAAGTTACGGTAAGTATTTCGAGATCTACAGCAAGGACGGAGAGCTCTTCAGGTTCTATGTAGACGGCCAAAAAGTCTATAAAGTACAGCAGGTAGTTAAGCTTTTGGGCAGAAATTGACACTTTTATCTCGATTTTAAACATTATATAATCTTATTTGGTTCTTTAGCGCCTTCGGGTGCATGAAAATAATATTCAGGAGTGTGACGACAATGGCACAGTATCTTAAGAAGAATGTAGAAGATCTTGACGTAGCCGGTAAGAGAGTCATCGTCAGAGTTGACTTCAATGTACCCCTCGACAAGGAGACAGGCACAAAGATCACAGACGACAAGCGTATCAAGGGAGCTCTTCCCACAATCAAGTATCTTGTAGACCACAACGCGAAGGTTATCCTCGTTTCCCACCTCGGACGTCCGAAGAACGGACCTGAGGCTAAGTTCTCAATGAAGCCCGCAGCTGACAGACTTGCTGAGCTCATCGGTAAGCCCGTTACACTTGCAGCTGACGTTATCGGCGAAGATGCAAAGGCTAAGGCTGCTGCTCTTAAGGACGGCGAGATCCTTATGCTCGAGAACGTAAGATTCCACAAGGAAGAGACAAAGAACGATCCTAAGTTCGCTGCTGAGCTCGCTTCCATGGCTGACCTCTATGTAAACGATGCATTCGGTACAGCTCACAGAGCTCACGCTTCAACAGCAGGTCTTGCTAACTTCCTTCCTTCTGCTTCCGGATACCTCATCCAGAAGGAGATTGATTTCATCGGCGGCGCTCTTTCCAATCCCGAGAGACCTTTCGTAGCTATCCTCGGCGGTGCTAAGGTTTCCGATAAGATCGGCGTAATCACAAACCTCATGGACAAGGCTGACACTATCATCATCGGTGGTGGTATGGCTTATACATTTATCGCTGCTCAGGGCGGTAAGATCGGTAACTCCCTCTTCGAGGCTGACAAGGTTGAGCTTGCTAAGGAGCTCCTTGCTAAGGCAGAGGAGAAGGGCGTTAAGCTCCTTCTTCCCGAGGATACAGTAGTTGCTGATGATTTCTCTGCTGACGCTAACAGCCAGATCGTTCCTACAATGGAGATCCCCGACGGTTGGGAGGGTCTTGATATCGGACCTAAGACTATCGAGAAGTTCTCTGCTGAGATCAAGGCTGCTAAGACAGTTATCTGGAACGGTCCTGCAGGCGTATTCGAGTTCGAGAAGTTCGCTGTAGGTACAAAGGCTCTTGCAGCTGCTATCGCTGAGTCCAGCGCTGTTTCCATCATCGGTGGCGGTGACTCTGCTGCTGCTATCGAGAAGCTCGGTTTCGCTGATAAGGTATCTCACATCTCCACAGGTGGTGGTGCATCTCTCGAGTTCATCGAGGGTAAGGTACTTCCCGGTATCGATTGCCTCCTCGATAAGGAGAACGGCAGAACATTCGCAGCAGGTAACTGGAAGATGAACTGCGGTGTTCCCGCTGACGCTGCTAAGCTTATCAACGAGCTCAAGCCCCTCGTTAAGGATGCTAAGGCTAAGATCGCTCTCGGCGTTCCTTTCACAGCTCTTTCCGCAGCTCTTGAGGCAGCTGCTTACTCCAACATCAAGATCGCAGCTGAGAACTGCCACTTCGAGGAGAAGGGTGCTTTCACAGGTGAGATCTCTCCCCTCTGGCTCGCTAAGATGGGTGTTACATATGTAATCATCGGTCACTCCGAGCGTCGTGAGTACTTCGCTGAGACAGACGAGACAGTAAACAAGAAGGTACACGCTGCACTTAAGTATGGTCTTAAGCCCATCATCTGCTGCGGTGAGACACTTGAGCAGAGAAAGGCTAACGTTCATAAGGACTTCATCAAGGGTCAGATCGTAGCTGCTCTCAAGGATGTTCCCGCTGACAAGATGTGCCAGATCACTATCGCTTACGAGCCTATCTGGGCTATCGGTACAGGCGAAGTTGCTACAGACGAGCAGGCTCAGGAGATCTGTAAGCTCATCAGAGATACAGCTCGCGAGCTTTACAACGATGCTATCGCTGACGCTCTTACAATTCAGTACGGCGGATCCGTTAAGTCCACATCTGCTGCAGGCCTCTTCTCACAGCCTGACATCAACGGCGGACTTGTAGGCGGTGCTTCCCTTAAGGCTGACGAGTTCTCCAAGATCGTTCTTGCAGGCTGATAAGTCTTAAGTAAGTTAAACTGAACTAAATAAGATACCCTCGCTCCACACGGTGCGGGGGTTTCTTTATGTCTGCCTCATGGTCGCGTTGATGTTTACTCTCCAAAATGCTACCATCTTTCTAGACACTTTTTATATAAGAGGTGACGTTTAATATGCTTTACTATATTCTTGCACTCGGCGTAATGGTCTGGAGCATGGCTGTCCAGGCGGCTTTGAAGAGCAAGGCTAAGGCCGGAAGTAAGATCCCCGCAAGAAGCGGAAAGACTGCAAACGACATAGTCAAGGAGATGCTCGCATACCATGAGATCTACGGTATCACGATCGAGCACAAGCCCGGCGAGCTCACGGATTGCTATTCTCCCAAGGAGGGCAAGATCTATCTTTCCGATACTACTTACGGCAAGGATTCAATCACGGCTATCGCGATCGCTGCACACGAGTGCGGTCACGCGGTGCAGGATCACGTCAATATGCCTATCTACAGATTCAGACAGCTTTTAGCTCCCGCGGCAAGTATCTGCTCGATGGCAGGTGTATATATCGTTGTAGCAGGACTGCTCCTTGATCGCGCGATCGAGAACGGTGGTACTTTCGGATTCTATATCTGTAATTTCGGCATAGCAGTTTATCTCGTGACATTTCTTTTCTATCTCGTTATGCTCCCAGTCGAAAGAGACGCCAGCAAGCGTGCCTATAAGGACATGAAAGAATACGGATGGGTTGGAGATGACCAGCTCAAGCAGACATATAAGATCTTGAGAGCTGCAGGAGATACATATGCTGTCGCTCTTGCATCATCTGCCCTTACGCTCTTCAGACTGCTCCTGATGAGAGGCAGTACCAGAAGGAGACGCTGATACACATACCGATATCCCAAACGAAGTCGGAGGTAACATCATGAACGCACAAAAGATCGTATTCGATGCTGCTGCAGGCGGCGGTAACAAGATCGCCGGGTTCTTTTGTCCTGCGACGGCAGATGTTGCACCTAAGGGTATCTTTCAGATCTGTCACGGAATGGCTGACTACTTCGGAAGATACGAGGAACTCATCGATCATCTGAATAATGACGGCTGGCATGTATGCGGCATGGACATGCTCGGACACGGCCAGACATATGAGCTCAATAAGGACAGGGATATGCCCTTGGGGTTCTTCGGAGAAGCAAAGGACGCCGCTTACTGCATCCTGAAGGATGAGATGTCGCTCCATGAGCTCGCGAAAGAATTCTTCGGCGCAGGCGCGGACGGCAAGCGACTCCCGATGGTCCTCTACGGGCACTCGATGGGTTCTTTCGTTGCGCGTAATATCTACATAACGTTTGAATTTGCAAGAGAGTTTGATGCATTTATCTTCGCATCGACCATGGGTCCCGAGCCGGCAGCAAAGCTCGGAGTCTTCCTGGCGAAGATCTGCGGCCTGTTCGGCATGAAGCGAAAGCCCGGTAAGCTCCTAAACTCGATCGCTT
This genomic interval carries:
- a CDS encoding 1-acyl-sn-glycerol-3-phosphate acyltransferase, whose translation is MPDELTVAKENKPAKKQDKDYDIGCVPSNWWYHCVGENLLVKIIAAYTNIKVKPDPDYLKEEGPIIVISNHESYLDPVITSMLTRGRPGNFVTGEFVFRKEPWAHWFKLGGAIPKKQFVVDTISVKAMMKVMKRKGVLFIYPEATRCVDGSTITFDDGVAKMAKKAGAAIYIAHIHGAYLTMPRWNPGSIRRGKITAEFVRKLPGEEVKKMSAEEIHQYILDGIRYNENDYARENSPVHKGKDLAKGLQNVAYICPKCRSEFTMQWVSGEGGDKIRCSKCANTVRYLPSGLLEGATSEDKSFDDLSKWTAWEKELVAEELAKGDFHMELDADLFKVYDPLTFAKTGKGKVTINSAEVIYEGTDCDAQVGIPYKKGKPLPKFKNRTLEGVSRPIRQVFEISSMKGLVSSYGKYFEIYSKDGELFRFYVDGQKVYKVQQVVKLLGRN
- a CDS encoding phosphoglycerate kinase, whose translation is MAQYLKKNVEDLDVAGKRVIVRVDFNVPLDKETGTKITDDKRIKGALPTIKYLVDHNAKVILVSHLGRPKNGPEAKFSMKPAADRLAELIGKPVTLAADVIGEDAKAKAAALKDGEILMLENVRFHKEETKNDPKFAAELASMADLYVNDAFGTAHRAHASTAGLANFLPSASGYLIQKEIDFIGGALSNPERPFVAILGGAKVSDKIGVITNLMDKADTIIIGGGMAYTFIAAQGGKIGNSLFEADKVELAKELLAKAEEKGVKLLLPEDTVVADDFSADANSQIVPTMEIPDGWEGLDIGPKTIEKFSAEIKAAKTVIWNGPAGVFEFEKFAVGTKALAAAIAESSAVSIIGGGDSAAAIEKLGFADKVSHISTGGGASLEFIEGKVLPGIDCLLDKENGRTFAAGNWKMNCGVPADAAKLINELKPLVKDAKAKIALGVPFTALSAALEAAAYSNIKIAAENCHFEEKGAFTGEISPLWLAKMGVTYVIIGHSERREYFAETDETVNKKVHAALKYGLKPIICCGETLEQRKANVHKDFIKGQIVAALKDVPADKMCQITIAYEPIWAIGTGEVATDEQAQEICKLIRDTARELYNDAIADALTIQYGGSVKSTSAAGLFSQPDINGGLVGGASLKADEFSKIVLAG
- a CDS encoding Signal transducer regulating beta-lactamase production, contains metallopeptidase domain codes for the protein MEQIIRMSLTAAIVILVVIAIRFFMRKLPKKYTYMLWAAVGFRLLCPVSIESRFSIFSLKPASKVATKVERSEVYTNYVRSAATQRSVTQAAHAAQRTHETTAQTVAPHASQAVAVTEKITAPDPHTIMMIAWVVIAVIILGLAIYHLIKLKIRVRDAKQVEKGIFESSRVTSPFAMGIIRPGIYLPTDLPEYEREYLIEHERTHIKRGDLIFKAVAVAALAVHWFNPLVWIAFVLFCRDMEMSCDEIVLEKLGDGIRKNYSLSLVTLAQNSNDCSYVVMPTSFSKGSVGKSEVKMRIKNIMSFKRRSRSVAAVTSIIVVMVMITCVLNACSSPEETAPEETTAQTTAATTVEETTAETSETSDEEDYGDLPSTNGELEDQLEYMVLASDYPCDDYLNQVTIDDLSDIDDLDIRAVAETYSEQGYDIYDQENELNKGRSLGDGEYMFRYGFYAAYSYYSDDFEYFESNEAWVYKMNEELFDYFMIDYMSTQDFCSFDKPRDTVEDDGTVIRYTDSLSGATAEFNRETGIGSLLMTSSWGGDTIENEDLLELMQSYEDQGYFTNPFDPDSWYYYEFFYEEAYPYGAGFQAELQGDPDPVFGSIPVIDMVYVFEADEDLFDSIVASDWLGEEVSREDDGTVISVQMHDEEEYEGETYSYDYSLQFNRDTNIVILSEAYS
- a CDS encoding MFS transporter, OFA family, oxalate/formate antiporter, with protein sequence MGASSAAQSGWRANKWIRAAIPALLLHCSIGTVYCWSIFSQEIADYIGFSKGATEWAFSFAIFFLGMSAAFLGNIVEKDIHKSSLIATICFAAGMAGTGFFIWYGGAHQHSPLALIGIYLSYGFIMGIGLGTGYLSPVKTLMLWFQDRKGLATGLAVAGFGAAKAIASPIMQGMLEGLGETGIYKMFFILAGVYFVMMFVGHLLLAKPAGWVEPQGKGEKPSIIATLKTKPITNYIGIWVMFYINITCGLALISQEKMIVKCVGLAAFAGIISTISAVFNAGGRLGFSAWADTMKDRNTIYKLIFILSIAFTALVMLTQGIKNGEGNGLLIFLVLALIFIVNAGYGGGFSNVPTLLSDHYGMGSISAIHGITLSAWAFAGLTGNQVATYIVNHSGEFIEHGTDAAGKPIMINPVGYQNVLYFTIALYIVALILCLVLVRPTEKALEAKKAKKAAK
- a CDS encoding Lysophospholipase, alpha-beta hydrolase superfamily gives rise to the protein MNAQKIVFDAAAGGGNKIAGFFCPATADVAPKGIFQICHGMADYFGRYEELIDHLNNDGWHVCGMDMLGHGQTYELNKDRDMPLGFFGEAKDAAYCILKDEMSLHELAKEFFGAGADGKRLPMVLYGHSMGSFVARNIYITFEFAREFDAFIFASTMGPEPAAKLGVFLAKICGLFGMKRKPGKLLNSIAFGNYNRRISNPKTPFDWVTSDEAEVFKYCEDPHAGFLFTCKGFLDLFTLVVRMQSDDAYRNAALAPCLLTYGEDDPVAGYGKGAQFVADKLAAVKERKVKVINYGHYRHEIQNEPIREQYFNDIIEFINNTEAEDK